A single Candidatus Diapherotrites archaeon DNA region contains:
- a CDS encoding glycosyltransferase family 4 protein codes for MKVLHISNRFWPCIGGVEKVVEQICLGLKKQGIQAEVLCLNKCGQGQKKLKDFETFKGIKIHRINFIELKYYKIAPQALNFVKDYDILHIHGLGFFLDFLVLTKYLHKKKIVLHTHGGIFHTKKIMTLKKFYFNFWVKQLLKKADRVIAVSKNDYDLFEKITRRKKMTLIENGIDFDFWAKTENKKHNGINFIFVGRISKNKQIDLLIKAISELKKLSPHTKFKLVIVGEDWGALKKGLTELRNQLGLEKEVKFLGGKTDKEIRKIYSEGDFLVSASAYEGFGLSVLEGMTAGLIPIVNNIGSFNYIIKNKKNGFIVDFKNPKETARKILRIIKIKNREAIKKKAKEKASHARWENKIKQLIDIYKLV; via the coding sequence ATGAAAGTATTACATATAAGCAATCGTTTCTGGCCATGCATTGGGGGGGTAGAAAAGGTAGTAGAGCAGATTTGCCTTGGATTAAAAAAGCAAGGCATTCAAGCAGAAGTGTTGTGCTTAAACAAGTGTGGTCAAGGACAAAAAAAATTAAAAGACTTTGAAACATTTAAGGGAATAAAAATTCACAGAATTAATTTCATTGAACTTAAATATTATAAGATAGCGCCGCAAGCACTTAATTTTGTAAAAGACTATGATATATTACATATTCATGGTTTAGGTTTTTTCCTTGATTTCTTAGTTTTGACAAAGTATTTACACAAGAAAAAAATTGTTTTGCACACCCATGGCGGAATTTTCCATACAAAAAAAATAATGACTTTAAAGAAATTTTATTTTAATTTTTGGGTTAAACAATTATTGAAAAAAGCAGACAGGGTGATTGCAGTTAGCAAAAATGACTATGATCTTTTTGAAAAAATTACCCGAAGAAAAAAAATGACTTTAATCGAGAATGGAATTGATTTTGATTTTTGGGCAAAAACAGAAAATAAAAAACATAACGGCATTAATTTTATTTTCGTGGGCAGAATTTCAAAAAATAAACAAATCGATTTATTAATAAAAGCTATTAGTGAATTAAAAAAATTAAGCCCGCATACAAAGTTCAAGTTAGTCATAGTTGGAGAGGATTGGGGTGCCCTAAAAAAAGGTCTGACAGAATTAAGGAATCAGCTGGGGCTGGAAAAAGAAGTTAAATTTCTCGGCGGAAAAACTGATAAAGAAATAAGAAAAATATATTCTGAAGGAGACTTTCTTGTCTCAGCAAGTGCTTATGAAGGCTTTGGTTTAAGTGTTTTAGAAGGGATGACCGCAGGGCTAATACCAATTGTGAACAACATCGGAAGTTTCAATTATATTATAAAGAATAAAAAAAATGGTTTTATTGTTGATTTCAAAAATCCAAAAGAAACAGCAAGAAAAATTTTAAGAATAATTAAAATCAAGAACAGAGAAGCAATAAAAAAAAAAGCAAAAGAAAAAGCCAGCCATGCTAGATGGGAAAATAAGATCAAACAATTAATTGATATTTATAAATTGGTTTAA
- a CDS encoding oligosaccharide flippase family protein, with the protein MSTEKLIIKNSLIVISNTLFTNFIAFLTTLIFIRFLGVTEFGMLTLALSAISLIEMIIDFGISGVLISDIAVEIGKKKYGAVKSLILRFSQMQLLLAGILFLITFLFSSDLAGFFPVIQNITTILKLISFMLLIFAVKNIFIVCFNSHSKFNYLTLLQSGDSLSRLGLICIFFFIFHIRTIEFVILAYIIAGLVSIFISAPFFIKTLYYLKNTPRIKANLFINLIKGHGKYNVIIGQIKNLQVNLPYWIINLILGINAVAIYSTAVKLQYFFLIIIDAIDMIFAPLIASIITTKEKVKIIYKKISKYGLWLSILMLILAFTVVPTAAIIFFGSKYIESIPVFLILILILPFGAINISIRPIYFAYKEQKTLTKVYIFSLLLMLFLMYIFIIPFGLIGIAIGYLVATSLDFLIRRHILKIKYLISIDTKEFFRFDKYDSKILKKVINKITIRSMFSKNK; encoded by the coding sequence ATGTCTACAGAAAAACTCATTATAAAAAATAGCTTAATTGTTATTTCAAATACGTTGTTTACCAATTTTATTGCTTTCCTAACAACATTAATCTTCATTAGATTTTTAGGTGTTACAGAATTCGGTATGCTTACTCTGGCTTTGTCTGCCATTTCTTTGATCGAGATGATCATTGATTTTGGTATAAGCGGCGTCCTAATTTCAGATATTGCTGTAGAAATTGGTAAAAAAAAATATGGAGCGGTAAAATCACTAATTTTAAGATTTTCCCAGATGCAATTACTGCTTGCGGGGATATTATTTTTAATTACTTTTTTATTTTCATCAGATTTAGCAGGATTTTTTCCAGTAATCCAAAATATTACCACTATTTTAAAGTTAATTTCTTTTATGCTTCTAATTTTTGCAGTTAAAAATATTTTTATTGTATGTTTTAATTCTCATTCTAAGTTTAATTACTTAACTTTACTTCAAAGTGGGGATTCTTTAAGCCGCCTTGGTCTAATATGCATCTTTTTTTTCATATTTCACATTCGAACAATTGAGTTTGTAATTCTTGCATATATTATTGCCGGGCTGGTTAGCATTTTTATTTCAGCACCATTTTTTATTAAAACTCTTTATTATTTAAAAAATACCCCTAGAATAAAAGCAAATCTATTCATTAATTTAATTAAAGGCCACGGAAAATACAATGTTATCATTGGGCAAATAAAAAACTTGCAGGTTAACTTGCCTTACTGGATAATAAACTTAATATTAGGTATAAATGCGGTGGCTATATATTCCACAGCGGTTAAATTACAGTATTTTTTCTTGATTATAATTGATGCAATCGATATGATTTTTGCCCCTCTTATAGCATCAATAATAACCACAAAAGAAAAAGTTAAGATAATTTATAAGAAAATTTCAAAATACGGCTTATGGCTCTCAATTTTAATGCTTATACTCGCATTTACCGTAGTGCCAACTGCAGCAATAATATTTTTTGGTTCAAAATATATTGAAAGCATTCCTGTTTTTTTAATTTTAATTTTAATTTTACCGTTTGGGGCTATAAATATTTCAATCAGGCCGATTTACTTTGCTTATAAAGAACAAAAAACCCTCACAAAAGTCTATATTTTTTCATTACTTTTAATGCTTTTTTTGATGTATATTTTTATAATTCCTTTTGGGTTAATAGGAATTGCAATTGGATATCTGGTTGCCACTTCCCTCGATTTTTTGATTAGGAGGCACATTTTAAAAATCAAATATTTAATCTCTATTGATACAAAAGAGTTTTTTAGATTCGATAAGTATGACTCAAAAATATTGAAAAAAGTAATCAATAAAATAACGATAAGGTCAATGTTTAGTAAAAATAAATAA
- a CDS encoding nitroreductase family protein: MDVIEAIKRRRSIRKFINKKIPRKKIFRLIELAQWAPSACNQQGWKFIVLNEKKIKEKIVEKAKSSPLILKAPTTILIIYEKNIATEENADLMSASAAIQNLLLAAENEGISSVWVSHVGKEEILKKILGIPKYYLIVSFVLLGYSNEKIIAPERKKPQEIISFNKFEFNRCGLPLSISPTEWNTKQIIEFRDKTIRQTSANANSFSYGTKKEFESEIKIVLNLLNNKKVVELLPYNGTHMVRLLKEKKFDEYKIIEMSRQPIIFINERIKADNLKQKITPIISNFPTLQINSNSYEMILCFQKLEALPDLKIISELNRIIKPNGKLIISFRNKESFFGVWLLAKRFTRKKEKAWEIFEPISYSKIKRILNKNKFEIKQEFGISPSPFERGKIIRDFTARFCKIIIMECIKT; this comes from the coding sequence ATGGATGTTATTGAAGCTATAAAAAGAAGAAGAAGCATAAGAAAATTTATTAATAAAAAAATTCCCAGGAAAAAAATATTTAGATTAATTGAATTAGCCCAGTGGGCTCCAAGTGCATGCAATCAACAAGGCTGGAAATTTATAGTATTAAACGAAAAAAAAATAAAAGAAAAAATAGTAGAAAAAGCCAAATCTTCTCCATTAATATTGAAGGCTCCTACAACAATTCTAATTATTTATGAAAAAAACATTGCAACTGAGGAAAATGCAGACTTAATGAGTGCTTCTGCAGCAATACAAAATCTTTTATTAGCAGCAGAAAATGAAGGCATTTCAAGTGTATGGGTATCACATGTAGGCAAAGAAGAAATACTAAAAAAAATCTTAGGAATACCAAAATATTATTTGATTGTTTCATTTGTATTGTTAGGTTATTCAAATGAAAAAATAATTGCTCCTGAAAGAAAAAAGCCACAAGAAATAATCTCATTTAATAAATTTGAATTTAACAGATGTGGGCTCCCACTAAGCATTTCCCCAACAGAATGGAATACAAAACAGATAATCGAATTCAGAGATAAAACAATAAGACAAACATCTGCTAACGCCAACTCTTTTTCGTACGGAACAAAAAAAGAGTTTGAAAGCGAAATAAAAATAGTATTAAATCTTTTAAACAATAAAAAAGTTGTAGAGCTGCTACCTTATAATGGTACACATATGGTCAGATTGTTAAAAGAAAAAAAATTTGATGAATACAAAATAATCGAAATGTCCAGGCAGCCAATTATATTTATTAATGAAAGAATTAAAGCAGATAATTTGAAACAAAAGATTACCCCAATAATATCAAATTTTCCAACTCTGCAAATCAATTCTAACAGTTATGAAATGATTCTCTGCTTTCAAAAACTTGAAGCCCTCCCAGATTTAAAAATAATTTCTGAACTTAACAGGATAATAAAACCTAACGGAAAATTAATTATTTCTTTTCGAAATAAGGAAAGTTTCTTTGGGGTCTGGTTACTGGCAAAGCGGTTCACACGTAAAAAAGAAAAAGCTTGGGAAATTTTTGAGCCGATAAGTTACTCTAAAATTAAAAGAATTCTAAACAAAAATAAATTTGAAATTAAACAGGAATTCGGGATATCCCCCTCTCCATTTGAAAGGGGAAAAATTATAAGGGATTTTACGGCCAGATTCTGCAAAATCATAATAATGGAATGCATTAAAACCTAG